TATCCGAATATCAGGAAATACTACGTAAACATCCGTCTAAAAAAAGAGCCTACAAAgcaatacaacaacaagatgcTAACGACATTTTGTCAATACACAAATATAACCGTAAATCACTGAATAAACAACGGCCAGCTACTTCTAATCGATTGGAAGAGGAAATCAAACCTGAACAAGAAACCCAACAACAGGTTAGCCATCCACCGCCGGTCAAAAGTAAAAATCGTGGCCATCAACAGGCACAATCACAATCTATTTACGATATTCTGCCGATGCCATCATATGGACAGCTTAAGAATACAATCCGACCATATGGAGGATTCGGAAGCGATAATTATGGCAACAATATGATGGGATCAACTGGTAACATACCACCATCGCCAGCCACTCAATTATCATCTCCATTCGAAGCAAAACGGACATTTCAAATGGCACCATTGATGGAATATAAAGGATCAGAAATGGAACAATATCCtgaacagcaacaatatGAACCGACATCTCAAACATTGGAACCACAGATTATCGATGTTGTACCGGATGAGCAGCCAATTCAAATCGTATTCCGTTCATCATCGGCCAAAGTACAAGTAAAACAAGTGCATACACCCATACCTTATAATGACGTAGAAACTACAAGAACGGAAGAAAAACCACAACTAGTATTACATAAACTGGTCAGGCCCATTGTACAGGTAAAATAAATTAAGAATCATTAATTAtaagaataagaattttaaattgaaaaatcgtATAGCATCTGTTGCATTTGCGTCCAACAAATGACACTGTTTTCTAAAATAtgtttttattccatttttaatttaatttaatatatTCATTACAACAACAGGAAGTGATTGAAATTATACAACCGTATCGGCGAGTTACCCAAGAGATTAGGCCTGTTCTGGAAGAAATCCGTACTGTCGTTGCAAAACAGGCTGATACCCAACGTATACAGAAAGATCGATTGGGAAAAggatcaaaaaaatggtaaacaacaacaacaacaacgatggcAGGCAGGAAccttatgaaaaaaaaaacacacacacatacaactATTGTCTAcataaataagaaaaatacacacaaatcATATCCGGATAATCACTGAAAAAGCAACATAAATATAGTATCATTTGTCTACTTTTTTGtctactttttttctcatcgaTTTGTCATCAATctaaaccaaacaaacaaagttCCTATCCATATTAtacaaaatgacaaacaaacaaacaaacaaaaaaagatgacCATTAACCAAACAAATTATAAAAACTATGCATACAAAAAACACTGACCATTATATCTATATCTATCCGGTATCGAAATCGATATTTAcactttgttttttattcttttttttttaaaaataaccgtttttttaatcaaaaatgtaCGATCCCGATTATTAGTATTGTTCTCATAcgaatcatcaccattcattcattcattcatttattcatctcATAATTTGCATAAATcatataattaatttaaaaaaataattgattaataaagtttataatacacaaaaaattcttataaattgaaattggttcaaatgttgatgacgTACGTATCCTATGAACAACcccaacaaaacaaacaacgtGATAATAGTGCAAAAGTAACGGAGCAAAACGTGTGCACGAGCGATGAAATAGGTGATGACGAACGACATTCTATAGAATTTAGATAGTCATTTTCGATTTCACCGTGATCAAATTAAACCAACGGATGTCGAGATCGAATCATCACTGAAAATTCGAAAACGTTGCTCATTATCTGGgtgataaaattcaaaatgaaatcatccaATTAATATGGAATGCCATCAGAAAAGAAATCTTGTGAATGGCTAAAGAAGTCAAATATTATTTCTCTATAATTCTGTATACCACTACAGATATTAGCCATAAAGAGCAATTATCAGTAGTAAGTGCGATTCATTTGCCTTGATAAAAGTATTATAACCAATGGCGAATTCACGAACGTTTTCTGGGTTTCATACCTCTTAATGATACAACAGGATAACAaggtttgtttgattctatcacaaatttttttacaaattttgaatcttaacattaatgatgatgatttaccaGGTCAATCCTACGATAATGGTGCAAATATGCGAGGTAAAAATAATGGATtgcgacaaaaaaaaattcttgaaattaattcaagAGCTTTTTTTATTCCGTGTGCTGCTCATTCATTGAACTTGGTGGCTAATGATGCAGCTAAATTAACTtatgaaacaatcaatttttttgcgTTGATACAAGAATTGTAAAagtatttttcatcatctacaaAAACGTTGGGCAACATTCAAAAGACATATGCCTAATCTCAATTTGTAAACGATTTTTACCACTCGATGGAAAAGCAGAATCGAAGCTATAAAGCCActtaaatcaaatttttaaaaaataagtATTTCTCTCCATCAATTTGCAGAtgatttaacaaaaaatatgaagTCTGAAGTTCAAGCtgtcaatttgattgaaaaaattgaatcttttcatttcttatGTTCAATACATGTATGGCATGATATTCTAGTAAATCTTGCAAGTAAGATGATGCAAAACCCTACTTCTAATGTAGgtaaaatcattgaaaatctaaacaacatcatattacgattgaaagaatttagatccgatgaatattttgacaaaaaatataataagaATTTGGCAACTGAAATGGCAAATAGTcttgataatcaattaacCCTAGAAAGGTAACCTACGTAAAATTTATGCTTTTTGCACTTCaaaatgttccaaaaaaacacTCACGATGCTAAGACAGCTGGAACCCCTTTCTATTCCTCAAGAATATATTTCTACGCCTttagaaatagaaaagatCCAGTTTTTGCCTTTTATCTGTTATCTATAAGCTTAGGCGTAAAAGCTTGTACGTAAAATTTACGTATAGTTGCCTGAATCAGCATAGAAAAATCTTAGAAAATTTTGCTGAGAGCGATAGTTTCGGAAATTTTTCCCAAAAAAcgtcatttatgaataaaaataattttaatttttttctttttttatcttttcacTTGTCAAAAACGTTTTTTGTCgcaatattttttgaaataaacgtcttttctgttcatttgtttatgtttttcactttattcaaaattaaaatgctTGCAAAAAGCGTTTAACAACGACCGGATGTAAACGTTGTGGCACCGCCCCCGTGGCGAATATCagataaaaatttgtcaatcaTGTTTCGAAAcacaatcatcgattgattaatcataTTTACaggatcatttttcattttttcttgacgctgtgataatttcaaaattgacaataaaaaaaaattcaaaatttacaCCATATCtttaatttgatatttttgaaCTTTCcacttttgaaaaatgattttttcttctttaatATAAAATAGAGGTGTGATTCAACGAATAAACGTTAAAATTTAACATAAATAATcagataaataatttttatagcGGAAATAAGTTAGGCATATCAACTACGTAAAATTTACGTAGGTTACCTTTCCCGCAATATCGATAAGGTTACCTTTCTAGGGTTAAGCAGTTATTCACCgatgaaagaagaaaaaccaaaaaaaaaaaaagttttttaattataaatCACTGTTTTCCTCATTTTCTAAATATTTTAATTATCAACTATATATTGAACTTAATCTCAAtaatgatctttttttttaattaaatgaatcaacTTGAAAGGATTATTACcttatatatgaatgaatggtaaaTTCAgttatgaatcaaaaaaaaaatcaataaatatgaaACTTCGTGTTTAGTagattattttgttcatttcgttttttttgtcaaaaaaaaaacaaacaaacaaacaaaaaaaatcaatcaatattttggCGATGAATTTTCCTAGTATATGAACTAActaactcatcatcatcatcataatcaacaggTAATGGTGTGTGAGtgcgaatgaatgaatgaatgaaaaaatgttttgcgTTCTGGTTATTGAAAATGGCTCGTGAAATTCAACTAAAGTGGCGATATGCGGAAGCTATTTCACgctgcaattttttttccttcttctttttcatcttcttttttgttatccaattgaaatttaatcgACCGATGATGCATCGCGGACATTCTATGAatgtaacaaacaaataaacaacaacaacaacaaaagtagAAGAGAGATaaatgagaaagaaaaacattttgatcaaaaaaaaaaaaaaaaatataagaaAATAGTTGGTCATCGAATTTCAGGTAAACGAAAATCGCTAATTCCAAATGGTCCAATTATTTTTGTAGAtggccacacacacacacacttaaaAAGGTTTTATTTATGCACGTGATACCATCACGAGTGATTGTTTGTCCATATTTCGATATGATTTCataacaattgaaattggcCAATCAATTCGATCGATGCCATTGATTGTATATGTCAAACacataatcaatcaataatgttgatgtgaCCAaataaccaaccaaccaaccatcatcatcatcattattgtgatTATGATTACCTACTCTAAATATCTTTGCAATCATTTTAAGTTGACGACGATATtttagtcatcatcatcatcattattataatcgcTAACATACAATTTATGttcatcacatttttttttgtttgctgatACAAATTGATGCTCATTCTCTTTCATTCTATTCTTCCGCCCCCCCCCATGATAATATAACAACCATTTTTATACACAGGATGATGAGATAATTCCAGGtcatttatgtgtgtgtgtgtctatgaattttatttagaTCTAACATTGGTCATCTAACATTCGATTCTGACCACATATGAcaggtcatcatcaaaacaaaaaaagcaaaatagATTGTCGTTTGAACCGGacatttttgtgtttgtaaatttttttttgttttgtttcattttattgtttttgttcctGGATTAAATAATCgccttatgatgatgacaatagaCATAATCCAGTTTGATGacacacatgatgatgatgatgatgatgatgatgtgaacgAC
This is a stretch of genomic DNA from Dermatophagoides farinae isolate YC_2012a chromosome 6, ASM2471394v1, whole genome shotgun sequence. It encodes these proteins:
- the LOC124494366 gene encoding uncharacterized protein LOC124494366 — protein: MDRLLSIIVIAILLPATISFAYSVPPPLTDGNDVETNRVLEQFIWKKIISAPTDPKKAYQELRSSLDAISQRNDDHIQLPESLYMLRKSVMQPRSLRRRSSYPSPASNESAIPSTSETSPGQQKIFNHYTNLATTNKYIPEFGAKELYQLVAPMAGNPDKEQPPLPQPPSPTQDNNNNNHKQTDISIAGQSQPSLNNRRVIDYIQEQLSEYQEILRKHPSKKRAYKAIQQQDANDILSIHKYNRKSLNKQRPATSNRLEEEIKPEQETQQQVSHPPPVKSKNRGHQQAQSQSIYDILPMPSYGQLKNTIRPYGGFGSDNYGNNMMGSTGNIPPSPATQLSSPFEAKRTFQMAPLMEYKGSEMEQYPEQQQYEPTSQTLEPQIIDVVPDEQPIQIVFRSSSAKVQVKQVHTPIPYNDVETTRTEEKPQLVLHKLVRPIVQEVIEIIQPYRRVTQEIRPVLEEIRTVVAKQADTQRIQKDRLGKGSKKW